Proteins co-encoded in one Methanosarcinales archaeon genomic window:
- a CDS encoding thermosome subunit, giving the protein MAELGGQPIIIIDPDKKRTTGRDAQSMNITAAKAIAQAVKTTLGPKGMDKMLVNGVGDVTITNDGAEILRQIDVQHPAAMMMVEISKTQEKEAGDGTTSAVVLAGELLTQAQKLIELEVHPTIIVKGYKLAAEKAQEILESTAINVTKDETEVLKKIALTALSGKGSEMALDDLATLCVEAIQAIADETEIDIEHNIQIISQRGGSIKDTRLIKGMVLDKARAHKNMPKKIDDAKVAVLDVGIEVQRTTTNSKIKISSPEQMNEAYQEEYQTVKDQVDALIAAGVNVLVTQKGIDDISLHYLAKHNILAIRRVSEDDIKKVVRATSATLRSNSMDISPEDLGSADLVEERGMGNYKMLYFEGCENPKAVTIDVHSGADFITEEVKRALDDALNVVKVVLDEGKVMYGGGAPEIEVAMQLREYASTLSGREQLAVSAFAEAMEGLPRSLVENSGLDHVDILVKLRSEHNNGNKTVGLNLFTDEVTDMSNTNVVEPLKVKVQSIKSAVDAAVMILRVDDVFASKYTGLMDVDPEHRVDSYDGIQAPSLEEIGED; this is encoded by the coding sequence ATGGCAGAGTTAGGCGGTCAGCCTATTATTATTATCGACCCGGATAAAAAGAGGACTACAGGTCGGGATGCACAATCTATGAATATCACAGCCGCAAAAGCAATTGCACAGGCTGTAAAAACCACTCTTGGACCAAAAGGAATGGACAAGATGCTGGTAAATGGTGTAGGGGATGTCACCATAACCAATGATGGCGCTGAGATCTTAAGACAGATCGATGTCCAGCATCCTGCAGCCATGATGATGGTGGAGATCTCCAAGACCCAGGAAAAAGAGGCAGGTGACGGGACAACCAGTGCAGTGGTACTTGCAGGTGAATTATTAACTCAGGCCCAGAAGTTGATTGAACTTGAAGTTCATCCCACGATCATTGTGAAAGGTTACAAACTGGCAGCAGAAAAGGCGCAGGAAATCCTGGAATCCACTGCTATCAATGTAACAAAAGATGAAACAGAGGTCTTGAAAAAGATCGCCTTGACCGCACTGTCAGGTAAGGGCAGCGAGATGGCACTGGATGATCTTGCCACATTATGTGTGGAAGCCATACAGGCTATTGCTGATGAGACCGAGATAGATATCGAACATAATATCCAGATCATCAGTCAGAGGGGCGGTTCTATTAAAGATACCAGGTTGATCAAGGGCATGGTGCTTGATAAGGCCCGGGCCCATAAGAATATGCCCAAGAAAATTGATGATGCAAAAGTAGCAGTACTGGATGTGGGTATTGAAGTACAGAGGACCACAACCAACAGCAAGATAAAGATTTCCTCACCTGAGCAAATGAATGAAGCATATCAGGAAGAATATCAGACTGTAAAGGACCAGGTGGATGCCCTGATCGCTGCTGGTGTGAACGTATTGGTCACACAGAAAGGGATAGATGATATTTCACTGCACTACCTTGCCAAACACAACATCCTGGCCATTAGGCGGGTCAGTGAGGATGATATTAAGAAGGTTGTCAGGGCCACCAGTGCGACTTTACGTTCAAATTCCATGGATATTTCACCTGAGGACCTGGGCTCAGCTGACCTGGTTGAAGAAAGAGGTATGGGCAATTACAAAATGTTATACTTTGAAGGTTGTGAAAATCCAAAAGCTGTAACCATAGATGTTCACAGCGGTGCCGATTTTATTACTGAAGAGGTAAAAAGAGCCCTGGACGATGCCTTGAATGTGGTCAAGGTTGTACTGGACGAAGGAAAGGTTATGTATGGAGGCGGGGCTCCTGAGATCGAGGTGGCTATGCAATTACGTGAATATGCATCCACTTTGAGCGGGCGTGAGCAACTGGCTGTATCTGCATTTGCAGAAGCCATGGAAGGACTTCCCAGGAGCCTTGTTGAGAATTCAGGCCTTGATCATGTGGATATTCTGGTAAAGCTGCGCTCAGAGCATAATAACGGCAACAAGACAGTTGGTCTGAATTTGTTTACCGATGAAGTAACAGATATGAGTAACACTAATGTGGTGGAACCGTTGAAGGTAAAGGTCCAGTCAATTAAATCTGCTGTGGATGCTGCTGTCATGATACTCAGGGTGGATGACGTGTTTGCTTCCAAATATACCGGGCTCATGGATGTGGATCCTGAACACAGGGTAGATAGTTATGACGGCATCCAGGCACCAAGTCTTGAAGAAATCGGAGAAGATTAA
- a CDS encoding DEAD/DEAH box helicase, producing the protein MSLIVLIQPGRQNIELMPLKNGSSDASFRSILELQHTSKGPRPFKFKVLDGTNEDLRPPAEAVDLLRMADMILIPKHGDEVHEKDVINLLQGYQLDYEWVDVCRFCLSEGRFQSVDSKSVKFRGDLICENCAMSELYREIHSGTKRMAEEGIERLFQLLLKTKDLDRMLVFLDPKKMDRELTVFDRVTSGMSVDPVNVNGLDLDDRLKKLLPEKLLPVQSLSIRSGLLKKQNQLVVSATATGKTLIGEMAGVNNILEGKGKMLFLVPLVALANQKHDQFTKKYGSIGITTSIKVGQARIKMGKRFKMRTSLDSDIIVGTYEGIDHLLRTGTDYKLGNVGTVVMDEVHMIEDPERGPRLDGLIARLRYLYPKCQFIYLSATVGNPGWLAKGLGSTLIEYEERPVPLERHLLFGGASEKLRLINQLAQEEYNKSSSKGFKGQTIVFAHSRRSCHKLSDALRIPSAPYHAGLPYKQRRKTEEEFAKGNIPVVVTTAALAAGVDFPASQVIFESLVMGNDWITQGEFFQMQGRAGRPDYHDVGVVVVMAEPDKRLGQGESEEQVAFRLLRGEMGPISLQEDEDSGLEQVLVSAAIFDNIQKLKTVESLRLGGGNVDHMLKKLHDMGYLDISDQKIHPTKLGRIMTEHFLNHEQVSIMKEGIISGVEPEDIITNLEVFDRAFFVGADRIAATLNVRLPSRVFQGAAMEMALSGESLGKLDSNTKQKLMNFATDLLTCTCKDTPYCGCPERKFSKRLLQMRCDGASPAEIIETMTARYDVFAYLGDVIEYLETAARNLEAIVKIAEVTNDQHKKKQAKVLLKCIVG; encoded by the coding sequence ATGTCATTAATTGTGCTTATTCAGCCTGGCAGACAAAATATTGAGCTAATGCCCCTGAAAAATGGGAGTAGTGATGCTTCGTTCAGGAGTATTCTGGAATTACAGCATACTTCAAAAGGACCCCGGCCATTCAAATTTAAGGTTTTGGATGGAACAAATGAGGACCTAAGACCCCCGGCTGAAGCTGTAGATCTACTTAGAATGGCAGATATGATCTTAATTCCAAAACATGGTGATGAGGTCCACGAAAAAGATGTCATTAATTTGCTGCAGGGTTACCAATTGGATTACGAATGGGTTGATGTTTGCCGTTTTTGTTTATCTGAAGGGAGGTTCCAGTCCGTGGACTCAAAATCAGTCAAATTCAGGGGCGATCTTATCTGTGAAAATTGCGCGATGTCGGAACTTTACAGGGAAATACATTCTGGAACTAAAAGGATGGCCGAGGAAGGAATCGAAAGGCTGTTCCAGTTATTGCTAAAAACAAAGGATCTGGATCGTATGCTGGTGTTTCTTGACCCCAAAAAAATGGACCGTGAACTAACAGTATTTGATCGTGTTACTTCAGGCATGTCTGTGGATCCAGTAAATGTGAATGGACTTGATCTGGATGACCGCCTGAAAAAATTGCTGCCAGAAAAGCTGCTGCCTGTTCAATCCCTTTCAATTCGTTCAGGACTGCTTAAGAAGCAGAACCAGCTTGTGGTCTCAGCCACTGCCACCGGTAAGACATTGATCGGTGAGATGGCAGGAGTCAATAATATACTGGAGGGTAAAGGGAAGATGCTGTTTTTGGTTCCCCTGGTGGCACTGGCCAATCAGAAACACGATCAATTTACAAAGAAATATGGATCTATTGGGATTACTACATCTATAAAAGTTGGGCAGGCCCGCATCAAAATGGGAAAACGTTTCAAGATGCGTACTTCCCTTGATTCAGATATTATTGTGGGCACATATGAAGGGATCGACCATTTACTAAGAACTGGAACCGATTACAAGCTAGGCAATGTAGGTACCGTTGTAATGGATGAAGTGCATATGATCGAAGACCCTGAAAGGGGACCGCGACTGGACGGACTGATAGCTCGGTTAAGATACCTGTATCCCAAATGCCAGTTCATCTATCTCTCAGCTACCGTAGGCAATCCGGGCTGGCTGGCAAAGGGCCTGGGTTCAACATTAATTGAATATGAAGAAAGACCTGTACCCCTGGAGCGTCATTTGTTGTTCGGGGGGGCATCCGAAAAATTACGGCTAATAAACCAGCTGGCACAGGAAGAATATAATAAGAGCTCCTCAAAGGGCTTTAAGGGCCAGACAATTGTTTTTGCACATTCCAGGCGAAGCTGCCACAAGTTATCAGATGCCCTGAGAATCCCGTCAGCACCGTATCATGCCGGTTTGCCATACAAACAGCGTCGAAAGACAGAGGAAGAGTTTGCCAAAGGAAATATCCCTGTTGTAGTCACCACTGCAGCCCTGGCAGCTGGTGTGGATTTCCCTGCATCACAGGTAATATTTGAAAGCCTTGTTATGGGTAATGACTGGATAACCCAGGGCGAGTTCTTTCAAATGCAGGGTCGGGCCGGACGGCCGGATTATCATGACGTAGGAGTGGTGGTTGTTATGGCAGAACCGGATAAACGCCTTGGTCAGGGTGAGAGTGAAGAACAGGTGGCTTTCAGGCTGCTTCGTGGAGAAATGGGGCCGATTTCCCTCCAGGAAGATGAGGATTCAGGACTTGAACAGGTGCTGGTCTCTGCAGCGATCTTTGATAATATACAAAAACTTAAAACCGTGGAATCATTGAGATTGGGCGGGGGCAATGTGGACCATATGTTGAAAAAATTGCATGATATGGGTTATCTGGACATCTCCGATCAGAAAATACACCCTACAAAATTGGGGCGTATAATGACTGAACATTTCCTGAACCACGAGCAGGTTTCTATTATGAAGGAAGGGATTATCTCAGGTGTTGAACCTGAAGATATCATCACAAACCTTGAAGTATTTGACAGGGCATTTTTTGTGGGAGCGGACCGAATAGCTGCTACCCTGAATGTGAGACTGCCTTCAAGGGTATTCCAGGGAGCTGCAATGGAGATGGCCTTATCAGGGGAGTCTCTGGGAAAGCTGGATAGCAATACAAAACAAAAATTAATGAATTTTGCTACTGATCTTTTAACATGCACTTGCAAAGATACACCGTATTGCGGATGTCCGGAACGCAAGTTCTCTAAAAGACTACTTCAAATGCGATGTGATGGAGCAAGCCCTGCTGAAATTATCGAGACAATGACCGCCAGATATGATGTATTTGCATATTTAGGTGATGTGATCGAATATCTGGAAACTGCAGCCAGAAATCTCGAAGCAATAGTGAAAATTGCTGAAGTTACCAATGATCAACATAAGAAAAAGCAGGCTAAAGTTTTATTAAAATGCATTGTCGGGTAA